The Polyangiaceae bacterium genome includes a region encoding these proteins:
- a CDS encoding redoxin family protein, with translation MLVTRVLRRPVALVFCAALAVTGCSGNEGGGGSGGGGGVAGSSGTGGTAGSGTGGGASGGSAGTSTGGAAGSGSGGMAGAGGSSGTTALGCPPAPPYGTQVGDLAPDVTLYDCDGNAVQLHSLCAHQAAAVYTFAIWCPVCKAHMDNGEPQALYAQYQNDDFDMFVVVTQTATGALPDETHCVATRDAYNLKMPVLVDKDGALEKTLGLSVNSGALALSHGAKIELLQSYGFDALSQKLPELLGK, from the coding sequence ATGCTTGTCACTCGCGTTCTTCGTCGCCCCGTTGCCCTGGTTTTCTGCGCTGCTCTCGCCGTCACGGGGTGCAGCGGAAATGAAGGCGGAGGCGGCAGCGGCGGTGGTGGTGGCGTGGCTGGGAGCAGCGGAACCGGTGGCACGGCGGGGAGCGGCACCGGCGGCGGGGCCAGCGGCGGCAGCGCGGGCACGTCCACCGGCGGCGCGGCCGGAAGCGGCAGCGGCGGCATGGCGGGAGCTGGGGGAAGCAGCGGCACGACGGCGCTCGGCTGCCCGCCAGCCCCTCCCTACGGCACCCAGGTGGGAGACCTCGCACCGGACGTGACGCTGTACGACTGCGACGGAAACGCGGTGCAGCTCCACAGTCTGTGCGCGCATCAAGCGGCGGCGGTGTACACCTTCGCGATCTGGTGCCCCGTGTGCAAGGCGCACATGGACAACGGCGAGCCGCAGGCGCTGTACGCGCAGTACCAGAACGACGACTTCGACATGTTCGTGGTGGTCACCCAGACGGCGACGGGAGCGCTTCCGGACGAAACCCACTGCGTCGCCACGCGGGACGCCTACAACCTGAAGATGCCGGTGCTCGTCGACAAGGACGGCGCTCTCGAGAAGACCCTCGGGCTGTCGGTCAACAGCGGGGCGCTGGCGTTGAGTCACGGCGCCAAGATCGAGCTGCTGCAGTCCTACGGCTTCGACGCGCTGTCGCAGAAGCTGCCCGAGCTGCTCGGGAAGTGA
- a CDS encoding NADPH:quinone oxidoreductase family protein, translating into MNRLEMGHRVVLAELAETPLEGIEKLQLLEQEPPDPASLQPNDVIVRVRAAAVGWVDLIMTSGQYQHVPKPPYTPGLESAGEVAWVGPDVSGLAVGDPVLIDGFLAGPRSLGAYQAYGGFASYVVAPAVAVHRIPGELSFDQAAALLGSYETAYHCLVARGRLQSGEVVLIHGASGATGLAAVQVAKILGAKVIATGRSDDKLAVVQQNGADHVINTKGEGGALRSFKDEVKSLTGGRGVDVVYDAVGGDISLESLRCMRFGARFLVVGWAATPFVARGKGQRGAPNANMLPTNLIMMKSLDVLGCPTVISTVQDPSIRAPRLAQVKLWAEEGKIRPHVSHVFPLREAKAAMLAKWKGEVIGGCVLHP; encoded by the coding sequence ATGAATCGCCTGGAAATGGGCCACCGAGTCGTGCTTGCGGAGCTGGCCGAGACGCCGCTGGAGGGCATCGAGAAGCTCCAACTGCTGGAGCAAGAGCCGCCGGACCCTGCCAGCCTGCAGCCGAACGACGTGATCGTCCGGGTGCGGGCCGCCGCCGTGGGCTGGGTCGACCTGATCATGACCAGCGGTCAGTACCAGCACGTCCCCAAGCCTCCCTACACCCCGGGCCTCGAGTCTGCGGGTGAGGTCGCCTGGGTGGGACCGGACGTTTCCGGCTTGGCCGTTGGCGACCCGGTATTGATCGACGGTTTCCTGGCCGGTCCTCGCTCCCTGGGCGCCTACCAGGCCTACGGCGGCTTCGCGTCCTACGTGGTGGCGCCGGCGGTGGCCGTGCATCGCATCCCCGGCGAGCTCTCCTTCGACCAGGCAGCTGCACTGCTCGGCAGCTACGAGACGGCGTACCACTGCTTGGTGGCCCGCGGCCGGCTGCAGTCCGGCGAGGTCGTGCTGATCCACGGTGCTTCGGGCGCGACCGGTCTGGCAGCGGTGCAGGTCGCCAAGATCCTCGGCGCCAAGGTGATCGCGACGGGTCGCAGTGACGACAAGCTCGCCGTCGTCCAGCAGAACGGCGCCGATCACGTCATCAATACCAAGGGCGAAGGCGGCGCGCTCCGGTCCTTCAAGGACGAAGTCAAATCCCTCACCGGTGGTCGTGGCGTGGACGTGGTCTACGACGCCGTGGGCGGCGACATTTCTTTGGAGAGCCTGCGCTGCATGCGCTTCGGTGCGCGCTTTCTCGTCGTCGGCTGGGCCGCCACGCCCTTCGTGGCCCGAGGCAAGGGTCAGCGGGGCGCGCCCAACGCCAACATGCTGCCCACCAATCTGATCATGATGAAGAGCCTCGACGTCCTCGGCTGTCCCACCGTGATCTCCACGGTGCAGGATCCGTCCATTCGCGCTCCGCGCCTGGCGCAGGTGAAGCTGTGGGCCGAAGAGGGCAAGATCCGCCCCCACGTATCCCACGTGTTCCCGCTACGGGAAGCCAAAGCCGCCATGCTCGCCAAGTGGAAGGGCGAGGTCATTGGCGGCTGTGTGCTTCATCCGTAG
- a CDS encoding DUF1328 domain-containing protein: MLGWTITFFIVALIAGLLGFFGIAGLAATIAKICFVAFLILAVLSLVTGRRSSVV; the protein is encoded by the coding sequence ATGTTGGGTTGGACCATTACGTTTTTCATCGTTGCACTGATTGCTGGCCTGCTCGGCTTCTTCGGAATCGCCGGACTCGCTGCGACCATCGCGAAGATCTGCTTCGTCGCGTTTCTGATCTTGGCGGTGCTGTCGCTGGTCACGGGCCGCCGCAGCAGCGTGGTGTAG
- a CDS encoding alpha/beta hydrolase — protein MQRSAFLLFAAFFSLTTACGSSDDGGAPASGGTAGSGGAAGSGGAAGSSGAAGSGGMAGAAGAGGTPEWQNVYSVDLTLPSASTPPFDVGSTSVKYYENVPYGTDPRTVFDIMIPDGASPAPLMIHIHGGGFVGGSKDDTWSGNSASIKNLMAQGVAYASIEYRVLADGDDVGVIKPLTDSKRALQFIRYHAADFNIATDKIVLEGGSAGAGTSLWLAFHDDMAEPSSSDPVSQESTRVLGAAANSTQATYDLKKWDSVVFKDFGISFLDAAVKQGLGPRLLAFYGIQSIDELDTPKIQAYRAEVDMLGLMTPDDPPFYVHNPLTPATIPLNENMLFHHAFHARALTEQADGIGLSYIATIEALNVADPSGKTDWDYALDLLAP, from the coding sequence ATGCAGCGCTCGGCCTTCTTGCTCTTCGCCGCCTTCTTCTCTCTGACCACCGCTTGCGGCAGCAGCGACGACGGCGGTGCGCCCGCGAGCGGCGGCACGGCGGGGAGCGGCGGCGCGGCGGGAAGCGGCGGCGCCGCCGGAAGTAGCGGCGCCGCGGGCTCCGGCGGCATGGCGGGCGCAGCCGGTGCCGGGGGCACGCCGGAGTGGCAGAACGTGTACTCCGTGGATCTCACGCTGCCGAGCGCATCCACTCCGCCTTTCGACGTCGGCTCGACCTCCGTGAAGTACTACGAGAACGTGCCCTATGGCACGGATCCCCGCACCGTATTCGACATCATGATCCCCGACGGCGCCTCGCCGGCCCCGCTCATGATCCACATCCACGGCGGCGGCTTCGTGGGCGGCAGCAAGGACGACACCTGGAGCGGCAACTCCGCGAGCATCAAGAACCTGATGGCCCAGGGCGTGGCCTACGCCAGCATCGAGTACCGCGTGCTAGCCGACGGGGACGACGTGGGCGTGATCAAACCGCTGACCGACAGCAAGCGGGCGCTGCAGTTCATTCGCTACCACGCCGCGGACTTCAACATCGCCACCGACAAGATCGTGCTGGAGGGCGGCTCCGCCGGCGCCGGCACCAGCCTGTGGCTCGCCTTCCACGACGACATGGCGGAGCCGAGCAGCTCCGATCCGGTGTCGCAGGAGTCCACGCGAGTGCTGGGCGCCGCGGCCAACTCCACACAAGCCACTTACGATCTGAAGAAGTGGGACAGCGTGGTGTTCAAGGACTTCGGCATCTCCTTCCTCGACGCCGCGGTGAAGCAGGGCTTGGGCCCGCGCTTGCTCGCGTTCTACGGCATCCAGTCCATCGACGAGCTCGACACCCCGAAGATCCAGGCCTACCGCGCCGAGGTGGACATGCTCGGCTTGATGACCCCGGACGACCCGCCGTTCTACGTGCACAACCCCCTCACCCCGGCGACCATCCCACTGAACGAGAACATGCTGTTCCACCACGCGTTCCACGCACGCGCCCTGACGGAGCAGGCGGACGGCATCGGGCTCTCGTACATCGCCACCATCGAAGCGCTGAACGTCGCCGACCCCTCCGGCAAGACGGACTGGGACTACGCCCTCGATCTGCTCGCGCCCTGA
- a CDS encoding collagen-like protein, giving the protein MARRFGILGISAAAAAILAASTASSAVPSTLTQQGRLFDSGGSPATGAVSITFAVYDAATNGTALWTETQNVTLDEGYFSARLGETTAIPSTVFDGSTRYLGVTVGTDPEMTPRQSLVSVPYALMANNAVGDITPTSVTVNGTQVIDSSGNWVGPAGSLAGPTGPTGPQGPTGPDGATGAQGPQGTPGAQGPAGPQGPAGPQGPIGPTGPTGPSWTVGAGLTLAANNLSVATNGITSAMIANNTIVDADISGVNYNKVGLQAACPGGYSMVGGTNGNTCWSGWRSPATYPNAARDCFDEGTHVCSYEEFYHAWQGGTNPAFLSNDWIGNIVGDDAVLCVNNTTTVTNFEGTCAKNDSHWYRCCTGRR; this is encoded by the coding sequence ATGGCACGTAGATTTGGAATTCTCGGTATCTCGGCCGCTGCGGCGGCGATCCTGGCAGCCTCCACCGCTTCGTCGGCGGTGCCTTCCACGCTCACCCAGCAGGGGCGCTTGTTCGATAGCGGCGGCTCGCCGGCGACCGGAGCAGTGTCCATCACGTTCGCGGTGTACGACGCGGCAACCAACGGCACGGCGCTGTGGACGGAGACCCAGAACGTCACCTTGGACGAAGGCTATTTCTCGGCGCGTCTCGGCGAGACCACGGCCATCCCGTCCACCGTGTTCGACGGTTCGACGCGCTACCTTGGCGTCACCGTGGGCACGGATCCGGAGATGACCCCGCGGCAGTCCCTCGTCAGCGTTCCCTACGCGCTGATGGCGAACAACGCCGTGGGCGACATCACGCCCACGAGCGTGACCGTGAACGGCACCCAGGTGATCGACTCCAGTGGCAATTGGGTCGGCCCCGCGGGTTCCTTGGCAGGTCCGACCGGTCCGACCGGCCCTCAAGGTCCCACCGGTCCGGACGGCGCGACGGGCGCGCAAGGTCCGCAGGGCACGCCGGGTGCCCAAGGTCCTGCCGGTCCTCAGGGTCCCGCCGGACCGCAAGGTCCCATCGGCCCGACGGGCCCCACGGGCCCAAGCTGGACGGTGGGCGCCGGGCTCACCCTCGCGGCGAACAACCTGTCCGTGGCCACCAATGGCATCACCAGCGCGATGATCGCGAACAACACCATCGTGGACGCGGACATCTCCGGCGTGAACTACAACAAGGTCGGCCTGCAGGCGGCGTGCCCTGGCGGTTACTCAATGGTCGGCGGCACCAACGGCAACACGTGCTGGTCGGGCTGGCGTTCGCCCGCGACCTATCCGAACGCCGCACGCGACTGCTTCGACGAAGGCACACACGTCTGCAGTTACGAGGAATTCTACCATGCGTGGCAAGGTGGGACGAATCCCGCCTTTCTCTCGAACGACTGGATCGGGAACATCGTCGGAGACGACGCGGTCTTGTGTGTCAACAACACGACGACGGTGACCAACTTCGAGGGCACCTGCGCCAAGAACGACAGTCATTGGTATCGTTGCTGCACGGGTCGTCGCTGA